The Clarias gariepinus isolate MV-2021 ecotype Netherlands chromosome 3, CGAR_prim_01v2, whole genome shotgun sequence DNA window GCAACCTATGATTGGCCATCTGTGGAGTTTCTAAAAAGGGGCACCGTTTAGTTATTTAATGGGGAATTAAGCTTGGTGGTATGTTGATGTGCTTAAAACGGGCACGGTTTTGTCCTGACACTATAAATGCTGTATCCATTTGCTAcagcaaatgtttaaaagtgactCTAATGCAAAAGCATGAATTATTTCTAAGCAGGCAGTGTGTGtctctgtatgtgtatgtgtgcatgtgagagagagagagagagacagagagaaatagTAGGGGTGTAACACATGTATATAGAGCACTGAGTCACCACCGCTGTGCAACAGTCTGGACACAATGTGAGGTCCGTTCTCTGAATTAGAAACACAGCAACCTGAAAGGCAAAGGCCTCCCAGCAGCAGCTCACAGCACAGTTTTCAAGAGGACCATAATATTTAGGCTGAATTTACTCCGAGACGTCCCTCGCCATCTTGTCCAGAGGGCACCGAGCAGGTGCTAGGATTAAAAACCACTAAAACATATGTGCAGCCCTGTCATTGAGAGTGCATGTTTGGAGGATTTATCGCAGCCTCTCTTGCCGTAGGTCCGAAAGGTTTGGGATGACAAAAAAGGATGATATGAAAGTGATGATCAATGAGCCATTCCTTGTCAGCAACCAAGCAGGtctattttaaaattctgacaTCAGCCTGAGAATATAAATGCCCTTGATTCAGATTTGATAAACATTTATGAATGGTTCGTCTCGGCATGCTGCAGGAATCCCACCGAGATGAAGCATTCCCGATCTGCGAGGACTCCCGGCGTTCCATATGAAACATGCAGAGAACGGTTACGCTTTGCTACAAGATTATGTCGTCTTCAAATTGTGTAAAATATCATTTAGTTTCGAATGAAGTGTACTACTTTTCATTCTTCGAGGTGCACACGACACGCTTTGGATCCCACGTGGGGGCTGAATTAAATCGGGCGCGGGTCTTAAGGTCGACCGCGCCGTCTGCTATGTGTTTTCACCCAGTCAGCATCCTGCCTCTTTCATTCTCTTTATCTGAATAGCGATAGTGAACCGAAGGGTCTAGGCCAGCGAGATCACTCTTTACTTGGATCATCTTGATGAAGAGCCTATCTCGCCTGGATGCTCCCATAGATTAGATGCGTTTCGCTTTGTGACTGTTTCCGGAGGGAGAggggaaaaagaagagaaagtgtttttttacaatatgtGCCTGGTTGTTGCCGCTTTGCTCGGGTGAAGTGATTTGTTGTGGTGCGGAATAATGTTTTTCAGCTCTTTTGTGTCGACTCGCGCGGCAAAATAACAGAGGGTGAGAACGCCTTGCTAAAAATTCCGCCAGTCAACAATAAGAACATGCAAGATTGCCTTCTCGCGAGCTGTGTATTTCCAGCAAGAAGAGCGGCTGCCAAAGCAGCGACTGAAGAGCTTTTGTCTAGTAATTGTATTCCTCCTCAAGCTCTTTCCCCATTATGTTATAGATTTTCTCTGTGGGATGTGGTAGAAGAGCAGCACACGAACACTTCCCCATGGACAGATTATCTGCTACAATGGTGTTAAGGTCCATTGTTGCGAAGATGACTAATAGCATTACACAAGCCGCAAATCTGATGAGGTCTTGTGCTCAACTCCACGCTCGGAATAACCTGACGGAAATTCCGAAGCACCGTCTACAGGGCCGGCGTTAATTTGTAAGGAGCGAAGCTTTCCGCCGCAGTGTTTACCGACTGCATATCGCTACAGTATACATGCTCACGTTTAATTTTGCTCCCAGTGGTATTCCGGCTGCAGCTTGGGATGTGCAGGACAGAGCAGCGAGTCTGTGATTGATTGCTCACTAATCCACTTTTTATCCTCACCTGCAGTGTCGTGGGCTGCAGTTTGGCACTGATCCTGACAGTTTAAAAGTGAACCGGTATTTTCACTAACAAGGGTTTCACACAGTTCCAAAACATGGGGGTACACCGACCCACGGGCGATAAATTACCCTCATGCATAGCTCCTGTATTCCTCCCAGCGGTGTGTGCCTGAGTCTGAGACGAGCACATGGCGGATGCAGTGGCACAGCTGCCTGCTCCACATCTACACCCGCGCTTGACTGAGCAGCTCCTGCAGAAGATCTCTGCATGTTGCACAGTGTCATGACTCAGTGACTGATGTCTATATCTAAAGCCATTGTGAGTCTGTAAAACTGCCACTCAGCAAGTCTGTTCAGCAATAGTTTATTCACTGTGCATAAAAGATTTCATGAAAAACCATTTGTTTTTGCTTGAACTGGAGATGCCAGACGAACAGCTGCACCCAATCCGTACTGGGATTTTATGCATCTTGTGGGTACACGTATGTAATCgaatagttttgtttttttttgttgttttttttcgaCTCCTCCGGTCTGTTCGGAATATAGTTTGATTATATTAATTAGCTGTAGGTTCTGCAAGTCCCACTAACTTTATTTGCTTAATTTAATAAACGAAAGAATCAATTCATTATAAAGCTGTACaagctttatattttatttccaatGCCGAGAGCCACTCCGAGATGGAAGGAGCACAGAAGCTGAGCTAAtgaagatgagagagagatttaataaACATGCAGCCAGAATATGATTAAGAGCTAAATTACGGTGGATACCAGCacacataaatattattactgTCCTGGTAACTGCAtgtaatagtaaataataaatcttaCACTTGATCAAGTATAACATGATGAATATAAATATTCAATTTACAAaatactccttttttttttttcttttttactttactttttttcttcttctttttttttttacattattgtgtTCACCCTGCTAATTTGTAAGCTTGTGTTGTCAGGAGCATGTGGGctcatttttaaaatgctgtgttCAGTTATAAGAATCCAGGaaccagagaaagaaaaacctgGGATCATGTACAATACAGCAGCGCAAGtgcaaaacaagccaaaatcacagcagcaaaaaaaaaaaccacaacataaaaacaaaagcgAAAGGGTAGGTCCTTATCTACTGGATATGGCTTTTATCTATTACAAGCAATGGTTCTAGGCTGTTATCTCATTAGTCtagcaaaaacattttattacatgCTTACTTCCAGCATGTTGTTATATTGAGGAGTAAATAATCCACATTTCTTGGGTCTTTACTATTTGTATAATACTCTTTTTGTATCGTccattggttagcactgtggccacCATGGTCAGGGTTCGATTACCTCcttcggtctgtgtgcataaaatGTGCAATGAAAGTGAGAAAGGATGGAAAGATGAATTTATTACTGTGTTATCTTAATTAGACCATTCATTATAGCGCCACTATGGCTTAGTGTTTAACCACCaccagggtcggggttcgaaTCCCTCctaaggtctgtgtgcatggagtttgcatgttctccccgtattTGGTAGTCCAAAGGCATGTCcaaaaggcatgcagattaagctaactggtgttgcctgtagtgtgtttgtgtgtgtgtgtgcttgtgtgccctgtgatggattggcaccccatccagggcacaccctgcctagtgccccgcgtatcctggaataggctccaggcttcccacaacataagcggtatagaaaatgtgtgtgaaagagcgggagcaaatgctttttttttagtattacaTCATTCCATTATATCATTCCATTCCAATGAACATGTGATGTTCAACTATAATCATAACAATAATCATTTGTTTCAAGTTTCGTTTATGCGTTTGCAGTTTATTACTGCATTTTTCACTCACGGGCCGTTGTAACCTATTAACAAAAATGCAACAGATTCAACCGGCCAAGATGATCTGTTTGTGCTTCATATTTAACTTTAGTTATCAGATCGCAGCCAGATTCCCGTGAGCCGACGGATTGGGCTCTGCCTCCGCCATTTGTGTTGACACCTACATTAATGAGTGTGTCCTGCGTTGAGGTTACACTCTCACCTGAGGCTCTGCACAACTCTGCATGGGTCCAGTATGTTGAGAAGGCCAGACATTAGGAGCTAATCAGCAGGAACATTAGGAGCGTGAGACTGGCGTTCCCTGCAGACTAATCCACCCACGGCCACCTGACACGACCACAGCCgacaaaagggggaaaaaagaaagaaagaaaaaaacgccTGATTGTGGCCATTTTGTCTGATTATCATTATGATAATGGAGGTAGCACAAAGTTAGTTTAGCACAATCTGATGATTATACGGATTATACCTAGCCCCAGGCACTGAGGGGATGGAGCATGACGCTGAACTAGTCCGCTAGAGCAGGACCCCTACTTGACGTGCAAGAACAGGGCTCCAGAGGATGGGGAATGTGCATTACTTCTTAGAGTTGTGCCTATTTTCTTAGAATAAACAGCTTGAAGAGCTCTTCTGGAAGGCAAGTAAAGTATTGATTTTTACATgtttcagcacaacagcaaagAGGTACTCAGCCCTCAGCGTTGAGTGGCAGGGTTATGCAATGTTCATCGCCGTATTTGCGGCATAATTCTCTATTTAAATTGCATCGGATAGACTGGAATGACCCGACCATCAAACTGGATTTAAAACCAATTGTAATTAAACACCATTCACGAATTCCCCTTTCATTGAAACAGGAGCTCTGTGATGCGGTAACGAGAAGGAACCAAGCTAAAGACTGGAAATAGCGCCTATAATGCTCATTCAAGCGTGCGTACGGTAGGTGTATGATTCAGTATAAATCCGTCTTTTTCCGGTTATTAGAATTATCCTCCACTCAGGGCAAACAGAATgcacttacacttacatttcaGTCTTTGTAAATTCTACAGATCTTCCCTCCTTTTGTAAAGCCTCTCTTCTGGCTGCTGCAAATGCTCCCAATTTCAGTAAAGACCTTGGCAGTCAGCCTGTCAGCAGCCAAACCTCTGTGTAAGCCGACGGTTCCGTCCAAACACAACGTCTCCTGAGAACTTGCTTTTGTGTGGTGTTTGTCCTTTCATAGTTGTAGGGCAAACAAAGCTGAGTGCTTTCCAAAATTACGACTGAGTGATTCAGTCGAGGTAATATCAGCTTAGGAAATTtttgcgctgtgtgtgtgtgtgtgtgtgtgtgtgggtgagtgtgaGCACCTTAATTTTGAAGTGTTTGCATAAAAGGAGGATAAATATATGAccacaaaataatttattattgtgaGAAGAGATTATTGGAGAAtggaagaaagaaaattaaaaataaataaaaaaattatcttcaATTACTGTAGGTATGAGATTGTGTTTGGAGGCTAGTTGTTCTCTAAATGGAGATTAATATATTCACGGATCGTGACTTGAATTATGACCTTGAATTCGACGACTTATTAATTAGTGATTATATTGCATATTGTGGTTGCAAATTGGTCTATTTGTCCTCTACAGGAAccagtgaaaaagaaaatcacctgTTTAATTACGAATTGCACAAGAATGGAGCGTCAAATTCCTAGAGAATAAACCatgacagaaaataaaaattcaataattattaaatgcaacATGCATATcagtgtactatatatatatttttttttttacaatggatAGTACGACAAATTCAATACCTGAAAAGACACCTGACATTCAACAGCAGTCCAAAAGTGCAAAGAATGAAGGTTTCTGCCACCGTCCTCTTGTTAAGTTTTTTGTCTTCCAATCAAAATGACACGTTTTTCCAATGTCCAAGAGTGCAGTGAAAAGACCATGTCAGGCATTGATTGTGAAGTAAAATGTGGTGGATGATTGATATAGCGTTATAGCCATTCTATCAGAGATGCTGTCCTCCGCAGCCACTCCTGCAGATCAATAGGGCTTTTTACTGTCAGACATTCTTGGGTAATTGAATGACTGAACGAACCAGTCTGACTTAGGAAGCAGACAGCAGGTCCTTGGAGAGACTCATGGCATGGCTTGTTGAATGCACTAATATATTTGTttgaagtaataataataatagtaatatatatatattattatttataattatttatacataatctgtatacctAGCAATtgctaaaaattatttaattaaaatatgcatgaaaaaactaaattacaatatatttatattttattattattattattattattattattattattattattattaaaatcaaaaGCATTTGATTAAAAGGTTGCTTTAATTGCGAAATATGTCAGGCCCTGATTTATTTCTCTCCCTTGGCTCAAGTTTATCAGCTTCAACTGACATTTACCACTCTtcctttaattactttttttttttttttttttttttgcaggactGCTGATGAGGCTATGAGGatttttttggcttgtttttaTCACTAAGAATGTTGATGAATATTGATAGAATGGTAAATAGTGATGTATAGTGATATAAAGCAGATAACAGTTGCATAAACTAATAATTGTTTTATCATACTCAATAATAAAATGACActtatttatacataaatattggtATGCCGCATAGAAATGCGATagggtttattttaaaaatgagttGTTATGTTATATAAGCAATGCAGCTGTGATTCTTAGATCGATGTTTGTTAGCTTTGCTTGAgatccatacagtatatgcaggaACAGCAGGAGATGTCTCACGCAGTCTATATCAGGCTTGTGTGGGTAGACGGAAACTTGGTGTGCACTAATCTCTATTTATGGACTATTAGTCTAGTTTTGTTTTTAGTATCTAACAAATGTGAGACTTGATGCTGAGATGGAACCGTTGGTTTTCGGATATAGGCTCCGGTTCCGCAGTCAGACCATACATCTGAGAACATTTAAGTTCACTCCGATATTCATCGGGTATTTTTGGTATTAATACGCGAGCTCCTGCTAGGATGTGGCCTGATTACATCGTGCATCCCATTAAGAATATGTCCCCTGGAAGACCTCTCAGCAGCTCACAGTGCTGTGTCAATTATACTGCTGCTAACTAACACTCGCTGCTGAATGCAGAGATTAATCATGTATGTCTCTACACAGTTAATTCAATCACATTTCAGCATTTCTGCGCTTCCTGAGCTGATAGACTCGTGTGTTTCTCAAATGCGGCTAAACAAAAGCACGGTGCAGCCTCTAGCCTAAATTATGGACAGGTTTATTATTGCGTTGAAAATGTTGCACTAAAAAGCCCACTTGATTTAATAAGTGTTAATTTGATGCTCTGTACAGTGCAAATATGAACATTTTTGGTCTTTAATTTAAACCTGTAATTAACAGCACACTCTACTTACACAGCGTTTGGGTTAGTGACCGGTGTGCCAGATCTCATAATGTTTTCCTCATGTCTGTTTGTTTCTGTCGCTTGTTCTCGCTCATATAAACACTCCACCACTATCAATTTAATTTTGAGTGATGTTAGCacatacttttaaaaatgacaagTAATAATCAGATTTTTTCCATGAGAACACTCGTACAAAATCATGTTTCTGTTCTCCAGTAATGACAAATTTCTAGTAGGTTTGAATGGTGCATTAGGCCAGTCGCATCCTGTATGTAGAGAAACCCAGAAGTGGAACACTCCTCAGGGGCTTGTGTGCTTCTTCCACTTATCTGGCAGTCTGTTATTTCAAGATTTccatatgtttattattttttcctcacAGACTGTTGGACTGTACTTAAGTTCTGTTTCATTCgctaaaatagttttaaaaatatactggAGAGGATGTAAACCATAATAATTTTGGTGGTCATCGTACTACTTGTTTAACATTAcaaatgcacatactgtatatagaaatgTCATTTTGAAAGGTTTTATTTAGTTAAGTATCTGGGAGTATAGACTGTGATTCTCTTAATTTTGTAAAGAAGTTCTTTTAGTACCTTACATATTAGGTCCATAATTGTAAAATGGTCCTTAAGGATTCTTAAAtatatatgatgatgatgatgatgtactTGGGAGCTTTAATTGAAGCAAGAACTACGGTTGTTGTCTCAGAGGTGATACTGATCATCAGTGGTGCATACTATTTTAAAAACCCTTAATCTCAATCACAACATAACTAACATGCAACTATTTTCTGCTTTCCAGGCTGCTTCATTTGAGAAGATGGAACCAGCAGACAATAAATTATGAATGTTGAACAAGATGACCTCTTACCATCAGCATCAGATGATGAGAGGTCCTAGATGGAAAGGGGCTTGGTTCGACCCCTTCTTCCTTCTGCTTTTGGCTCTGCAGTTGCTCGCAGTGGCAGGATTAGTAAGGGCCCAGACGTGTCCCTCTGTGTGTTCTTGTAGCAACCAATTTAGCAAGGTCATATGCACACGCAGAGGACTCAGGGAAGTCCCTGACGGCATCTCCACCAACACACGCTACTTGAACCTTCAGGACAATCTCATCCAGGTCATcaaagtggacagcttcaagCATCTGCGTCATTTAGAGATCCTACAACTTAGCAAAAATCATATCCGTAACATTGAGATCGGCGCCTTCAATGGGCTCACTAGCCTCAACACCCTGGAGCTCTTTGACAATCGCCTCACAACCATCCCGAATGGAGCTTTTGAATATCTCTCCAAGCTTAAAGAACTATGGCTTCGAAATAACCCAATTGAGAGTATACCATCCTATGCTTTTAATCGTTTACCATCCTTAAGAAGGCTGGACTTGGGGGAGCTCAAGCGTCTCTCCTATATCTCAGATGGAGCATTTGAGGGCTTAAGTAACTTGCGCTACCTGAACATGGGAATGTGTAACCTTAAGGAGGTTCCCAACATTAGGCCCTTAGTTCGCTTAGACGAGCTGGAGATGTCAGGCAACCAGCTGACGGTCATCCAGCCTGGTTCGTTTAAGGGTCTTATCCACCTCCAGAAGCTGTGGATGATGCATTCCCAGATCCAGACAATTGAAAGGAACTCTTTTGATGATCTTCAGTCATTAAGTGAGCTGAACCTCGCTCACAATAACCTCACATTTGTGCCCCATGACCTTTTCACTCCTCTGCGCCATTTGCAGAGAGTACACATACATCACAACCCCTGGAATTGCAACTGTGACATCCTGTGGTTAAGCTGGTGGCTAAGGGAAACCGTACCAACTAACACCAGCTGCTGCGCCCGCTGTAACTCTCCTCCAAGTCTCAAGGGGCGCTACATCGGTGAGCTAGACCAGAGCTATTTTCAGTGTTATGCACCTGTCATCGTTGAGCCTCCTGCAGACCTCAATGTTACTGAGGGGATAGCAGCGGAGCTTAAATGTCGGACAAATTCTTTGACCTCAGTCAGTTGGCTAACACCAAATGGCTCCATCATGACTCATGGGGTATCCCAGGCCCGTGTCATGGTGCAGAATGACGGAACACTAAACTTCACCACTGTTACAATGCACGATACGGGGAATTACACCTGCATGGTCAGCAACATGCTGGGAAACATTTCAGCTTCTGCAGTGCTAAACGTGACCTCCATAGATAACAGTGGGGTCAGTTACTTCACCACAGTCACAGTTGAGACCATCGAGTCCCCAGTTGACGGCATGAGCCGAACACCCGAACAGCCTTCCTTTGGCTGGGTGGCATCATCTACTACCAGAGCGACCCCAATTTCCACAGAGAAAGCCTATACCATCCCTGTGACGGGTATAGACAGTGAGGGAGCTATCAATGGTTTGGAGGAGGTAATGAAAACGACCAAGATCATCATCGGCTGCTTCGTGGCCATCACACTTATGGCTGCCGTCATGCTCATCATATTCTACAAGATGAGAAAGCAGCACCACCAGCAAGATCACAACGGGCCGACTCGCACAATTGAGATCATCAACGTAGATGACGAACTGACAGGGGTTCCTGCGATGGAGAGCCATCTCACTCTTCCTCCACTGGAGCATGAGCACTATAACCACTACAACTCATACAAGAGCGCTTACAACCACGCCTCGACGCTCGGCTCACTGCATAGCTCCGCGCATGAACCTTTACTAATTCAGGCCAGCTCAAAAGATAACGTGCAAGAGACACAAATTTGAATTTCCTTGCTTTGAACAGGAAAAGTTGATCTGTACTAACAATGTTATTGGCTTTGGTGGCAGACATTTCATGACAACGAAGATGGGACGAAGACATGTCACTGAGGatgtaatgtattattttaacaaaCGTGTTTACaagcaaaaattatttatttaaagatatgTCTAGTGGCTGAATTaagaaatcaaaaaaaaaaaaaaagttcatatcATTTTCCTCCTCCTAATTTTCTTTGAATTTGGGATTTAATGGATGAATGGTCTGCTGAAAAACAACACACTTGTGAATTCAAGGTAAAATAACATGCTTTTGGCAGCCTCCAGTGAACAAACTACGAGGTATTGCAATCATAATAATGACATATTTGTTGTATCCGTGGGCATGCtgaagcatttcacttcatctTTTCACATTCTAGTGAaatgagtgcaaaaaaaaaaaaaaagatggccaCTAAGGATTTAAGATTGTAAATAATTTAGTGTA harbors:
- the lrrc4cb gene encoding leucine-rich repeat-containing protein 4C: MLNKMTSYHQHQMMRGPRWKGAWFDPFFLLLLALQLLAVAGLVRAQTCPSVCSCSNQFSKVICTRRGLREVPDGISTNTRYLNLQDNLIQVIKVDSFKHLRHLEILQLSKNHIRNIEIGAFNGLTSLNTLELFDNRLTTIPNGAFEYLSKLKELWLRNNPIESIPSYAFNRLPSLRRLDLGELKRLSYISDGAFEGLSNLRYLNMGMCNLKEVPNIRPLVRLDELEMSGNQLTVIQPGSFKGLIHLQKLWMMHSQIQTIERNSFDDLQSLSELNLAHNNLTFVPHDLFTPLRHLQRVHIHHNPWNCNCDILWLSWWLRETVPTNTSCCARCNSPPSLKGRYIGELDQSYFQCYAPVIVEPPADLNVTEGIAAELKCRTNSLTSVSWLTPNGSIMTHGVSQARVMVQNDGTLNFTTVTMHDTGNYTCMVSNMLGNISASAVLNVTSIDNSGVSYFTTVTVETIESPVDGMSRTPEQPSFGWVASSTTRATPISTEKAYTIPVTGIDSEGAINGLEEVMKTTKIIIGCFVAITLMAAVMLIIFYKMRKQHHQQDHNGPTRTIEIINVDDELTGVPAMESHLTLPPLEHEHYNHYNSYKSAYNHASTLGSLHSSAHEPLLIQASSKDNVQETQI